A section of the Ovis canadensis isolate MfBH-ARS-UI-01 breed Bighorn chromosome 1, ARS-UI_OviCan_v2, whole genome shotgun sequence genome encodes:
- the PBXIP1 gene encoding pre-B-cell leukemia transcription factor-interacting protein 1 isoform X2, whose protein sequence is MAASAPPPPDKLEGGGGSAPPPAPPSTGRKQGKAGLQMKSPEKKRRKSNTQGPAYSHLTEFAPPPTPMVDHLVASNPFEDDFGAPKVAASAAAGTSAVMASCPDSDNSWVLAGSESLPVETLGPESGRDPESERAPQAPRSPSKAAAEDLAGTLDGGETVSQSESSQSGPILSEQAEAKGVLEGDDPGGEPPGPGDTEAQGDLEETPEVVGLEPDSQDLEDQSPSRSLPSSPKTAWIREEAHHSSSEDDTDVDVAGLRRRRGQEPGTPQPAATLGVEDQVQGKGAGGALGISLNMCLLGSLVLLGLGILLFGGLSESESGPLEEVDLQVLPDMESDTEMLEAVGDGQDGLQQLQTSELLDSVPSLQNMALLLDKLAKENQDIRLLQAQLQAQKEELQSLMRQPKGLEEENARLRGALQQGEASQRALESELQQLRAQLQGLEADCVQGADGQCLQWGRGPQAGKVTKEQGPTGQEPSPGFLEQKKQLEAEAQALRQELEQQRRLLGSVQQDLERSLREAGRGDPARAGLAELGHRLAQKLQGLEDQRPGVPANVSEAWHQKPHFQNSRERSGKEKWWDRQGDWKAKAWKHKMEASGREKSWRGEEDRELAGRRKEGKPRVEEWAGKKDGKRQRAKEPPRKSGRPHPSGERQKHPRWKEGAKDGHDPLPLWAELSRHKYQAPQGCSGVHECARQEGLAFFGIELAPVRQQELASLLRTYLARLPWARPLTEELPLSPTYFGEDGIFRHDRLRFRDFVDALEDRLEEVAVRETGDDDAVDDFEDFIFSHFFGDKALKKRSGKKDKHLQNSRVVGPREEHSPHRRG, encoded by the exons ATGGCCGCCTCGGCGCCGCCCCCACCGGACAAGCTGGAGGGAGGTGGCGGCTCCGCACCGCCCCCTGCGCCGCCCAGCACCGGGAGAAAGCAGGGCAAGGCCG GTTTGCAAATGAAGAGTCCAGAAAAGAAGCGAAGGAAGTCAAATACTCAG GGCCCTGCGTACTCTCACCTGACGGAGTTTGCACCACCCCCAACTCCCATGGTGGATCACCTGGTTGCATCCAACCCTTTTGAGGATGACTTCGGAGCCCCTAAG GTGGCAGCCTCAGCAGCTGCGGGGACCTCAGCAGTGATGGCCTCCTGCCCAGACTCGGACAATAGCTGGGTGCTTGCCGGCTCAGAG AGCCTGCCTGTGGAGACCTTGGGCCCTGAATCCGGGAGGGACCCAGAATCCGAGAGAGCTCCTCAGGCCCCTCGAAGCCCCTCCAAGGCAGCTGCTGAGGACTTGGCTGGGACCTTGGATGGAGGAG AGACAGTATCCCAGAGCGAGAGCTCCCAATCTGGGCCCATCCTGTCAGAGCAGGCTGAGGCCAAG GGTGTCCTGGAAGGTGATGACCCTGGAGGGGAGCCCCCCGGCCCAGGAGACACAGAGGCCCAGGGAGACTTGGAGGAGACCCCTGAGGTGGTAGGCCTGGAACCGGACTCACAGGACCTGGAGGATCAGAGCCCCTCCCGCAGCCTGCCTTCATCCCCCAAAACAG cttGGATCAGGGAGGAGGCCCACCACTCCAGCAGCGAGGATGACACCGATGTGGATGTAGCGGGTCTGCGGAGACGGCGGGGCCAGGAGCCCGGCACTCCTCAGCCCGCAGCCACCCTGGGTGTGGAGGACCAGGTCCAGGGCAAGGGTGCGGGCGGGGCGCTGGGCATCTCCCTCAACATGTGTCTCCTCGGGTCCCTGGTCCTGCTGGGCCTGGGGATCCTCCTCTTCG GTGGTCTCTCAGAGTCTGAGAGTG GGCCCCTGGAGGAAGTGGACCTGCAGGTCTTGCCAGATATGGAGTCTGATACTGAGATGCTGGAGGCTGTGGGGGATGGGCAG GATGGACTACAGCAGCTACAGACCTCAGAGCTCCTGGACAGTGTCCCCAGCCTGCAGAACATGGCCCTTCTGCTGGATAAGCTGGCCAAGGAGAACCAGGACATCCGACTACTGCAGGCCCAGCTGCAG GCCCAGAAGGAAGAGCTTCAGAGCCTGATGCGTCAGCCCAAAGGGCTAGAAGAGGAGAATGCCCGGCTCCGAGGGGCCCTCCAGCAGGGCGAAGCCTCCCAGCGGGCCCTGGAGTCAGAGCTGCAGCAGCTGCGGGCCCAGCTTCAGGGACTGGAGGCTGACTGCGTCCAGGGTGCAGATGGGCAGTGTCTCCAGTGGGGCAGAGGCCCACAAGCTGGCAAGGTCACCAAGGAGCAAGGCCCTACAGGGCAGGAGCCAAGCCCTGGTTTCCTGGAGCAAAAGAAACAGCTAGAGGCTGAGGCCCAGGCATTAAGGCAAGAGTTGGAGCAGCAGCGGCGGCTGCTGGGGTCTGTGCAGCAGGACCTGGAACGGAGCTTGAGGGAGGCAGGCCGAGGGGATCCAGCCCGGGCTGGCCTGGCTGAGTTGGGTCACAGGCTGGCCCAGAAGCTGCAGGGCCTGGAAGACCAGCGCCCTGGGGTCCCTGCCAATGTCTCAGAGGCCTGGCATCAGAAGCCTCACTTCCAGAATTCCAGGGAGCGGAGTGGGAAGGAAAAGTGGTGGGATAGGCAAGGGGACTGGAAGGCCAAGGCCTGGAAACATAAGATGGAGGCATCTGGCCGGGAGAAGAGCTGGCGGGGTGAGGAGGACAgggagctggcggggaggcggaaGGAGGGCAAGCCAAGGGTGGAGGAGTGGGCCGGCAAGAAGGATGGCAAGCGGCAGCGCGCCAAGGAGCCCCCCAGGAAAAGTGGGCGCCCCCACCCCTCCGGAGAGAGGCAGAAACACCCTCGGTGGAAAGAAGGGGCTAAAGACGGGCATGACCCCCTGCCACTCTGGGCAGAGCTGTCTAGGCACAAGTACCAGGCACCGCAGGGCTGCTCAGGTGTGCACGAGTGTGCCCGGCAGGAGGGCCTGGCCTTCTTTGGCATAGAGCTAGCCCCCGTGCGGCAACAGGAGCTGGCCTCTCTGCTGAGGACGTACCTGGCACGACTGCCCTGGGCCAGGCCGCTGACCGAGGAGCTGCCCCTCTCTCCCACTTACTTCGGTGAGGATGGTATCTTCCGCCACGACCGCCTCCGCTTCCGCGACTTTGTAGACGCCTTGGAGGACCGGCTGGAGGAGGTGGCGGTGAGAGAAACAGGTGATGACGACGCGGTGGACGACTTTGAGGATTTCATCTTCAGCCACTTCTTTGGAGACAAAGCACTGAAGAAGAG GTCTGGGAAGAAGGACAAACATTTGCAGAACTCCAGAGTTGTGGGGCCCAGGGAGGAGCACAGCCCCCACCGCCGGGGCTGA
- the PBXIP1 gene encoding pre-B-cell leukemia transcription factor-interacting protein 1 isoform X1: MAASAPPPPDKLEGGGGSAPPPAPPSTGRKQGKAGLQMKSPEKKRRKSNTQGPAYSHLTEFAPPPTPMVDHLVASNPFEDDFGAPKVAASAAAGTSAVMASCPDSDNSWVLAGSESLPVETLGPESGRDPESERAPQAPRSPSKAAAEDLAGTLDGGETVSQSESSQSGPILSEQAEAKQGVLEGDDPGGEPPGPGDTEAQGDLEETPEVVGLEPDSQDLEDQSPSRSLPSSPKTAWIREEAHHSSSEDDTDVDVAGLRRRRGQEPGTPQPAATLGVEDQVQGKGAGGALGISLNMCLLGSLVLLGLGILLFGGLSESESGPLEEVDLQVLPDMESDTEMLEAVGDGQDGLQQLQTSELLDSVPSLQNMALLLDKLAKENQDIRLLQAQLQAQKEELQSLMRQPKGLEEENARLRGALQQGEASQRALESELQQLRAQLQGLEADCVQGADGQCLQWGRGPQAGKVTKEQGPTGQEPSPGFLEQKKQLEAEAQALRQELEQQRRLLGSVQQDLERSLREAGRGDPARAGLAELGHRLAQKLQGLEDQRPGVPANVSEAWHQKPHFQNSRERSGKEKWWDRQGDWKAKAWKHKMEASGREKSWRGEEDRELAGRRKEGKPRVEEWAGKKDGKRQRAKEPPRKSGRPHPSGERQKHPRWKEGAKDGHDPLPLWAELSRHKYQAPQGCSGVHECARQEGLAFFGIELAPVRQQELASLLRTYLARLPWARPLTEELPLSPTYFGEDGIFRHDRLRFRDFVDALEDRLEEVAVRETGDDDAVDDFEDFIFSHFFGDKALKKRSGKKDKHLQNSRVVGPREEHSPHRRG, from the exons ATGGCCGCCTCGGCGCCGCCCCCACCGGACAAGCTGGAGGGAGGTGGCGGCTCCGCACCGCCCCCTGCGCCGCCCAGCACCGGGAGAAAGCAGGGCAAGGCCG GTTTGCAAATGAAGAGTCCAGAAAAGAAGCGAAGGAAGTCAAATACTCAG GGCCCTGCGTACTCTCACCTGACGGAGTTTGCACCACCCCCAACTCCCATGGTGGATCACCTGGTTGCATCCAACCCTTTTGAGGATGACTTCGGAGCCCCTAAG GTGGCAGCCTCAGCAGCTGCGGGGACCTCAGCAGTGATGGCCTCCTGCCCAGACTCGGACAATAGCTGGGTGCTTGCCGGCTCAGAG AGCCTGCCTGTGGAGACCTTGGGCCCTGAATCCGGGAGGGACCCAGAATCCGAGAGAGCTCCTCAGGCCCCTCGAAGCCCCTCCAAGGCAGCTGCTGAGGACTTGGCTGGGACCTTGGATGGAGGAG AGACAGTATCCCAGAGCGAGAGCTCCCAATCTGGGCCCATCCTGTCAGAGCAGGCTGAGGCCAAG CAGGGTGTCCTGGAAGGTGATGACCCTGGAGGGGAGCCCCCCGGCCCAGGAGACACAGAGGCCCAGGGAGACTTGGAGGAGACCCCTGAGGTGGTAGGCCTGGAACCGGACTCACAGGACCTGGAGGATCAGAGCCCCTCCCGCAGCCTGCCTTCATCCCCCAAAACAG cttGGATCAGGGAGGAGGCCCACCACTCCAGCAGCGAGGATGACACCGATGTGGATGTAGCGGGTCTGCGGAGACGGCGGGGCCAGGAGCCCGGCACTCCTCAGCCCGCAGCCACCCTGGGTGTGGAGGACCAGGTCCAGGGCAAGGGTGCGGGCGGGGCGCTGGGCATCTCCCTCAACATGTGTCTCCTCGGGTCCCTGGTCCTGCTGGGCCTGGGGATCCTCCTCTTCG GTGGTCTCTCAGAGTCTGAGAGTG GGCCCCTGGAGGAAGTGGACCTGCAGGTCTTGCCAGATATGGAGTCTGATACTGAGATGCTGGAGGCTGTGGGGGATGGGCAG GATGGACTACAGCAGCTACAGACCTCAGAGCTCCTGGACAGTGTCCCCAGCCTGCAGAACATGGCCCTTCTGCTGGATAAGCTGGCCAAGGAGAACCAGGACATCCGACTACTGCAGGCCCAGCTGCAG GCCCAGAAGGAAGAGCTTCAGAGCCTGATGCGTCAGCCCAAAGGGCTAGAAGAGGAGAATGCCCGGCTCCGAGGGGCCCTCCAGCAGGGCGAAGCCTCCCAGCGGGCCCTGGAGTCAGAGCTGCAGCAGCTGCGGGCCCAGCTTCAGGGACTGGAGGCTGACTGCGTCCAGGGTGCAGATGGGCAGTGTCTCCAGTGGGGCAGAGGCCCACAAGCTGGCAAGGTCACCAAGGAGCAAGGCCCTACAGGGCAGGAGCCAAGCCCTGGTTTCCTGGAGCAAAAGAAACAGCTAGAGGCTGAGGCCCAGGCATTAAGGCAAGAGTTGGAGCAGCAGCGGCGGCTGCTGGGGTCTGTGCAGCAGGACCTGGAACGGAGCTTGAGGGAGGCAGGCCGAGGGGATCCAGCCCGGGCTGGCCTGGCTGAGTTGGGTCACAGGCTGGCCCAGAAGCTGCAGGGCCTGGAAGACCAGCGCCCTGGGGTCCCTGCCAATGTCTCAGAGGCCTGGCATCAGAAGCCTCACTTCCAGAATTCCAGGGAGCGGAGTGGGAAGGAAAAGTGGTGGGATAGGCAAGGGGACTGGAAGGCCAAGGCCTGGAAACATAAGATGGAGGCATCTGGCCGGGAGAAGAGCTGGCGGGGTGAGGAGGACAgggagctggcggggaggcggaaGGAGGGCAAGCCAAGGGTGGAGGAGTGGGCCGGCAAGAAGGATGGCAAGCGGCAGCGCGCCAAGGAGCCCCCCAGGAAAAGTGGGCGCCCCCACCCCTCCGGAGAGAGGCAGAAACACCCTCGGTGGAAAGAAGGGGCTAAAGACGGGCATGACCCCCTGCCACTCTGGGCAGAGCTGTCTAGGCACAAGTACCAGGCACCGCAGGGCTGCTCAGGTGTGCACGAGTGTGCCCGGCAGGAGGGCCTGGCCTTCTTTGGCATAGAGCTAGCCCCCGTGCGGCAACAGGAGCTGGCCTCTCTGCTGAGGACGTACCTGGCACGACTGCCCTGGGCCAGGCCGCTGACCGAGGAGCTGCCCCTCTCTCCCACTTACTTCGGTGAGGATGGTATCTTCCGCCACGACCGCCTCCGCTTCCGCGACTTTGTAGACGCCTTGGAGGACCGGCTGGAGGAGGTGGCGGTGAGAGAAACAGGTGATGACGACGCGGTGGACGACTTTGAGGATTTCATCTTCAGCCACTTCTTTGGAGACAAAGCACTGAAGAAGAG GTCTGGGAAGAAGGACAAACATTTGCAGAACTCCAGAGTTGTGGGGCCCAGGGAGGAGCACAGCCCCCACCGCCGGGGCTGA
- the PBXIP1 gene encoding pre-B-cell leukemia transcription factor-interacting protein 1 isoform X4, with product MASCPDSDNSWVLAGSESLPVETLGPESGRDPESERAPQAPRSPSKAAAEDLAGTLDGGETVSQSESSQSGPILSEQAEAKGVLEGDDPGGEPPGPGDTEAQGDLEETPEVVGLEPDSQDLEDQSPSRSLPSSPKTAWIREEAHHSSSEDDTDVDVAGLRRRRGQEPGTPQPAATLGVEDQVQGKGAGGALGISLNMCLLGSLVLLGLGILLFGGLSESESGPLEEVDLQVLPDMESDTEMLEAVGDGQDGLQQLQTSELLDSVPSLQNMALLLDKLAKENQDIRLLQAQLQAQKEELQSLMRQPKGLEEENARLRGALQQGEASQRALESELQQLRAQLQGLEADCVQGADGQCLQWGRGPQAGKVTKEQGPTGQEPSPGFLEQKKQLEAEAQALRQELEQQRRLLGSVQQDLERSLREAGRGDPARAGLAELGHRLAQKLQGLEDQRPGVPANVSEAWHQKPHFQNSRERSGKEKWWDRQGDWKAKAWKHKMEASGREKSWRGEEDRELAGRRKEGKPRVEEWAGKKDGKRQRAKEPPRKSGRPHPSGERQKHPRWKEGAKDGHDPLPLWAELSRHKYQAPQGCSGVHECARQEGLAFFGIELAPVRQQELASLLRTYLARLPWARPLTEELPLSPTYFGEDGIFRHDRLRFRDFVDALEDRLEEVAVRETGDDDAVDDFEDFIFSHFFGDKALKKRSGKKDKHLQNSRVVGPREEHSPHRRG from the exons ATGGCCTCCTGCCCAGACTCGGACAATAGCTGGGTGCTTGCCGGCTCAGAG AGCCTGCCTGTGGAGACCTTGGGCCCTGAATCCGGGAGGGACCCAGAATCCGAGAGAGCTCCTCAGGCCCCTCGAAGCCCCTCCAAGGCAGCTGCTGAGGACTTGGCTGGGACCTTGGATGGAGGAG AGACAGTATCCCAGAGCGAGAGCTCCCAATCTGGGCCCATCCTGTCAGAGCAGGCTGAGGCCAAG GGTGTCCTGGAAGGTGATGACCCTGGAGGGGAGCCCCCCGGCCCAGGAGACACAGAGGCCCAGGGAGACTTGGAGGAGACCCCTGAGGTGGTAGGCCTGGAACCGGACTCACAGGACCTGGAGGATCAGAGCCCCTCCCGCAGCCTGCCTTCATCCCCCAAAACAG cttGGATCAGGGAGGAGGCCCACCACTCCAGCAGCGAGGATGACACCGATGTGGATGTAGCGGGTCTGCGGAGACGGCGGGGCCAGGAGCCCGGCACTCCTCAGCCCGCAGCCACCCTGGGTGTGGAGGACCAGGTCCAGGGCAAGGGTGCGGGCGGGGCGCTGGGCATCTCCCTCAACATGTGTCTCCTCGGGTCCCTGGTCCTGCTGGGCCTGGGGATCCTCCTCTTCG GTGGTCTCTCAGAGTCTGAGAGTG GGCCCCTGGAGGAAGTGGACCTGCAGGTCTTGCCAGATATGGAGTCTGATACTGAGATGCTGGAGGCTGTGGGGGATGGGCAG GATGGACTACAGCAGCTACAGACCTCAGAGCTCCTGGACAGTGTCCCCAGCCTGCAGAACATGGCCCTTCTGCTGGATAAGCTGGCCAAGGAGAACCAGGACATCCGACTACTGCAGGCCCAGCTGCAG GCCCAGAAGGAAGAGCTTCAGAGCCTGATGCGTCAGCCCAAAGGGCTAGAAGAGGAGAATGCCCGGCTCCGAGGGGCCCTCCAGCAGGGCGAAGCCTCCCAGCGGGCCCTGGAGTCAGAGCTGCAGCAGCTGCGGGCCCAGCTTCAGGGACTGGAGGCTGACTGCGTCCAGGGTGCAGATGGGCAGTGTCTCCAGTGGGGCAGAGGCCCACAAGCTGGCAAGGTCACCAAGGAGCAAGGCCCTACAGGGCAGGAGCCAAGCCCTGGTTTCCTGGAGCAAAAGAAACAGCTAGAGGCTGAGGCCCAGGCATTAAGGCAAGAGTTGGAGCAGCAGCGGCGGCTGCTGGGGTCTGTGCAGCAGGACCTGGAACGGAGCTTGAGGGAGGCAGGCCGAGGGGATCCAGCCCGGGCTGGCCTGGCTGAGTTGGGTCACAGGCTGGCCCAGAAGCTGCAGGGCCTGGAAGACCAGCGCCCTGGGGTCCCTGCCAATGTCTCAGAGGCCTGGCATCAGAAGCCTCACTTCCAGAATTCCAGGGAGCGGAGTGGGAAGGAAAAGTGGTGGGATAGGCAAGGGGACTGGAAGGCCAAGGCCTGGAAACATAAGATGGAGGCATCTGGCCGGGAGAAGAGCTGGCGGGGTGAGGAGGACAgggagctggcggggaggcggaaGGAGGGCAAGCCAAGGGTGGAGGAGTGGGCCGGCAAGAAGGATGGCAAGCGGCAGCGCGCCAAGGAGCCCCCCAGGAAAAGTGGGCGCCCCCACCCCTCCGGAGAGAGGCAGAAACACCCTCGGTGGAAAGAAGGGGCTAAAGACGGGCATGACCCCCTGCCACTCTGGGCAGAGCTGTCTAGGCACAAGTACCAGGCACCGCAGGGCTGCTCAGGTGTGCACGAGTGTGCCCGGCAGGAGGGCCTGGCCTTCTTTGGCATAGAGCTAGCCCCCGTGCGGCAACAGGAGCTGGCCTCTCTGCTGAGGACGTACCTGGCACGACTGCCCTGGGCCAGGCCGCTGACCGAGGAGCTGCCCCTCTCTCCCACTTACTTCGGTGAGGATGGTATCTTCCGCCACGACCGCCTCCGCTTCCGCGACTTTGTAGACGCCTTGGAGGACCGGCTGGAGGAGGTGGCGGTGAGAGAAACAGGTGATGACGACGCGGTGGACGACTTTGAGGATTTCATCTTCAGCCACTTCTTTGGAGACAAAGCACTGAAGAAGAG GTCTGGGAAGAAGGACAAACATTTGCAGAACTCCAGAGTTGTGGGGCCCAGGGAGGAGCACAGCCCCCACCGCCGGGGCTGA
- the PBXIP1 gene encoding pre-B-cell leukemia transcription factor-interacting protein 1 isoform X3 → MASCPDSDNSWVLAGSESLPVETLGPESGRDPESERAPQAPRSPSKAAAEDLAGTLDGGETVSQSESSQSGPILSEQAEAKQGVLEGDDPGGEPPGPGDTEAQGDLEETPEVVGLEPDSQDLEDQSPSRSLPSSPKTAWIREEAHHSSSEDDTDVDVAGLRRRRGQEPGTPQPAATLGVEDQVQGKGAGGALGISLNMCLLGSLVLLGLGILLFGGLSESESGPLEEVDLQVLPDMESDTEMLEAVGDGQDGLQQLQTSELLDSVPSLQNMALLLDKLAKENQDIRLLQAQLQAQKEELQSLMRQPKGLEEENARLRGALQQGEASQRALESELQQLRAQLQGLEADCVQGADGQCLQWGRGPQAGKVTKEQGPTGQEPSPGFLEQKKQLEAEAQALRQELEQQRRLLGSVQQDLERSLREAGRGDPARAGLAELGHRLAQKLQGLEDQRPGVPANVSEAWHQKPHFQNSRERSGKEKWWDRQGDWKAKAWKHKMEASGREKSWRGEEDRELAGRRKEGKPRVEEWAGKKDGKRQRAKEPPRKSGRPHPSGERQKHPRWKEGAKDGHDPLPLWAELSRHKYQAPQGCSGVHECARQEGLAFFGIELAPVRQQELASLLRTYLARLPWARPLTEELPLSPTYFGEDGIFRHDRLRFRDFVDALEDRLEEVAVRETGDDDAVDDFEDFIFSHFFGDKALKKRSGKKDKHLQNSRVVGPREEHSPHRRG, encoded by the exons ATGGCCTCCTGCCCAGACTCGGACAATAGCTGGGTGCTTGCCGGCTCAGAG AGCCTGCCTGTGGAGACCTTGGGCCCTGAATCCGGGAGGGACCCAGAATCCGAGAGAGCTCCTCAGGCCCCTCGAAGCCCCTCCAAGGCAGCTGCTGAGGACTTGGCTGGGACCTTGGATGGAGGAG AGACAGTATCCCAGAGCGAGAGCTCCCAATCTGGGCCCATCCTGTCAGAGCAGGCTGAGGCCAAG CAGGGTGTCCTGGAAGGTGATGACCCTGGAGGGGAGCCCCCCGGCCCAGGAGACACAGAGGCCCAGGGAGACTTGGAGGAGACCCCTGAGGTGGTAGGCCTGGAACCGGACTCACAGGACCTGGAGGATCAGAGCCCCTCCCGCAGCCTGCCTTCATCCCCCAAAACAG cttGGATCAGGGAGGAGGCCCACCACTCCAGCAGCGAGGATGACACCGATGTGGATGTAGCGGGTCTGCGGAGACGGCGGGGCCAGGAGCCCGGCACTCCTCAGCCCGCAGCCACCCTGGGTGTGGAGGACCAGGTCCAGGGCAAGGGTGCGGGCGGGGCGCTGGGCATCTCCCTCAACATGTGTCTCCTCGGGTCCCTGGTCCTGCTGGGCCTGGGGATCCTCCTCTTCG GTGGTCTCTCAGAGTCTGAGAGTG GGCCCCTGGAGGAAGTGGACCTGCAGGTCTTGCCAGATATGGAGTCTGATACTGAGATGCTGGAGGCTGTGGGGGATGGGCAG GATGGACTACAGCAGCTACAGACCTCAGAGCTCCTGGACAGTGTCCCCAGCCTGCAGAACATGGCCCTTCTGCTGGATAAGCTGGCCAAGGAGAACCAGGACATCCGACTACTGCAGGCCCAGCTGCAG GCCCAGAAGGAAGAGCTTCAGAGCCTGATGCGTCAGCCCAAAGGGCTAGAAGAGGAGAATGCCCGGCTCCGAGGGGCCCTCCAGCAGGGCGAAGCCTCCCAGCGGGCCCTGGAGTCAGAGCTGCAGCAGCTGCGGGCCCAGCTTCAGGGACTGGAGGCTGACTGCGTCCAGGGTGCAGATGGGCAGTGTCTCCAGTGGGGCAGAGGCCCACAAGCTGGCAAGGTCACCAAGGAGCAAGGCCCTACAGGGCAGGAGCCAAGCCCTGGTTTCCTGGAGCAAAAGAAACAGCTAGAGGCTGAGGCCCAGGCATTAAGGCAAGAGTTGGAGCAGCAGCGGCGGCTGCTGGGGTCTGTGCAGCAGGACCTGGAACGGAGCTTGAGGGAGGCAGGCCGAGGGGATCCAGCCCGGGCTGGCCTGGCTGAGTTGGGTCACAGGCTGGCCCAGAAGCTGCAGGGCCTGGAAGACCAGCGCCCTGGGGTCCCTGCCAATGTCTCAGAGGCCTGGCATCAGAAGCCTCACTTCCAGAATTCCAGGGAGCGGAGTGGGAAGGAAAAGTGGTGGGATAGGCAAGGGGACTGGAAGGCCAAGGCCTGGAAACATAAGATGGAGGCATCTGGCCGGGAGAAGAGCTGGCGGGGTGAGGAGGACAgggagctggcggggaggcggaaGGAGGGCAAGCCAAGGGTGGAGGAGTGGGCCGGCAAGAAGGATGGCAAGCGGCAGCGCGCCAAGGAGCCCCCCAGGAAAAGTGGGCGCCCCCACCCCTCCGGAGAGAGGCAGAAACACCCTCGGTGGAAAGAAGGGGCTAAAGACGGGCATGACCCCCTGCCACTCTGGGCAGAGCTGTCTAGGCACAAGTACCAGGCACCGCAGGGCTGCTCAGGTGTGCACGAGTGTGCCCGGCAGGAGGGCCTGGCCTTCTTTGGCATAGAGCTAGCCCCCGTGCGGCAACAGGAGCTGGCCTCTCTGCTGAGGACGTACCTGGCACGACTGCCCTGGGCCAGGCCGCTGACCGAGGAGCTGCCCCTCTCTCCCACTTACTTCGGTGAGGATGGTATCTTCCGCCACGACCGCCTCCGCTTCCGCGACTTTGTAGACGCCTTGGAGGACCGGCTGGAGGAGGTGGCGGTGAGAGAAACAGGTGATGACGACGCGGTGGACGACTTTGAGGATTTCATCTTCAGCCACTTCTTTGGAGACAAAGCACTGAAGAAGAG GTCTGGGAAGAAGGACAAACATTTGCAGAACTCCAGAGTTGTGGGGCCCAGGGAGGAGCACAGCCCCCACCGCCGGGGCTGA